The following coding sequences lie in one Alphaproteobacteria bacterium genomic window:
- the folK gene encoding 2-amino-4-hydroxy-6-hydroxymethyldihydropteridine diphosphokinase codes for MILLGLGSNLGDRKSNLDAALKALGQGNDAPLQIQHVSSIYESAALLPENAPPEWDISYYNIVISAITTLKPEKLLQTIKRIEVELGRKDIGRWGPRIIDIDILAYDDMIHESESLIIPHAEMLGRDFVMIPLAELHPHWHYPTAAKITTQTPLTAQQVVEQKAMTLGEGLKRLPLTLQWQQDNA; via the coding sequence GTGATTTTGCTTGGCTTAGGCAGTAATCTGGGAGACCGCAAAAGTAATTTGGATGCCGCGTTAAAGGCGCTTGGGCAAGGCAATGATGCGCCACTGCAAATACAGCATGTTTCGTCTATTTATGAAAGTGCCGCATTATTACCAGAAAATGCTCCACCAGAATGGGATATATCATATTATAATATCGTCATTTCTGCCATCACTACGCTCAAACCCGAAAAATTATTGCAGACTATAAAACGCATTGAAGTGGAATTGGGGCGTAAAGATATTGGTCGCTGGGGGCCACGCATAATAGATATTGATATTCTTGCGTATGATGACATGATTCATGAAAGTGAATCGTTGATAATTCCCCATGCAGAAATGCTGGGGCGTGATTTTGTAATGATTCCTTTGGCCGAACTTCACCCGCATTGGCATTACCCGACTGCGGCAAAGATAACAACGCAAACACCACTCACAGCACAACAAGTGGTGGAGCAAAAAGCCATGACGCTGGGAGAAGGCCTAAAGCGCTTACCTCTAACGTTGCAATGGCAGCAGGATAACGCATGA
- the folP gene encoding dihydropteroate synthase encodes MTQEIRTRIVAIINLTPDSFSDGGKYAEPESAVSAMENMVEQGADVLDIGAESTRPGARTLSHEEEWERLSPILSLAKSRFPHTAISVDTRNPTTAARAIDCGVDWINDVNGGKDPQMLAVIRSASCKYVVMHSLTVPANPKEVLHDSIDVVTSLRSWAEKRMQDLHDAGIAKERIILDPGIGFGKTAQQSWDILRNIPKLADIDAPMLVGHSRKSFLKLVTEKDAKDRDLEGSMISAWLVRNKISYLRVHDVVATKRAIAVGMQLQERLNA; translated from the coding sequence ATGACACAAGAAATTCGCACCCGCATTGTTGCTATCATTAACCTTACCCCTGATTCATTTTCGGATGGCGGAAAATATGCGGAGCCGGAATCTGCTGTTAGTGCCATGGAAAACATGGTGGAGCAGGGTGCAGATGTGCTGGATATTGGCGCAGAGTCTACCCGCCCGGGCGCACGCACCCTTTCGCACGAAGAGGAATGGGAGCGCTTATCACCCATTCTTAGCCTTGCGAAAAGCCGGTTTCCCCACACGGCAATTAGTGTGGATACGCGTAACCCCACCACAGCTGCTCGCGCCATAGATTGCGGGGTAGATTGGATTAATGATGTTAATGGTGGCAAGGACCCGCAAATGCTGGCAGTTATTCGCAGTGCCTCGTGCAAATATGTGGTGATGCATTCGCTTACTGTGCCAGCTAACCCAAAAGAAGTGCTGCATGATAGCATAGATGTGGTGACTTCATTGCGCAGCTGGGCAGAAAAGCGTATGCAGGATTTACACGATGCAGGCATAGCAAAAGAGCGTATTATTCTTGATCCGGGGATTGGCTTTGGAAAAACAGCCCAGCAATCCTGGGATATTTTGCGCAATATACCAAAACTTGCAGATATAGATGCACCAATGCTGGTTGGCCACTCACGAAAATCTTTTCTAAAATTGGTCACAGAAAAAGATGCAAAAGATCGTGACTTAGAAGGCAGCATGATATCGGCATGGCTAGTGCGAAACAAAATATCTTATTTACGTGTGCACGACGTGGTGGCAACAAAGCGAGCCATAGCTGTGGGAATGCAATTACAAGAAAGGTTAAATGCATGA
- a CDS encoding anthranilate synthase component I family protein, with protein sequence MLPPTALEWCEPLNYLPALTEKKLDYALLYSGLKTTYSGRYSLLALYPQTTIESEDFDSLEQELTQNLPRYANFWLGYLGYGLKNSVENLTRDAPSYIPMPSLCMRRYATILVFDHEAATLTMHRMDADAPLAPAPAKSPFHQQPPAIATLHSDMHKAQYLQYVEAIQQAIVEGSLYQANLTRKFFGEFSTKPCAAALFTRLAELSPAPYSALLVQGDTAIVSSSPERFLQLTEEGHVEVRPIKGSAPRSADAATDRRLCSQLAKSEKDRAENLMIVDLMRNDIARGCKIGSVKTEALFEISSYATVHHMSSTISGQRRGDVTPLQLVAKCFPPGSMTGAPKIQAMELCSSIEPRARGVYSGAIGWFGGDGAADLSVVIRTIILQGTQFEFQVGGAIVHDSTPLGEWEETLTKARGIASAMCISLDRLRNM encoded by the coding sequence ATGCTGCCGCCCACCGCGCTTGAATGGTGTGAACCACTCAACTACCTTCCTGCCCTGACCGAGAAGAAGCTAGATTATGCGCTATTATACTCCGGTTTAAAAACTACTTATAGCGGGCGCTACTCGCTGTTGGCGTTATATCCTCAAACCACTATAGAATCTGAAGATTTTGATTCTTTGGAGCAGGAGCTCACACAGAATTTACCGCGTTATGCTAATTTTTGGCTGGGCTATTTAGGCTATGGCCTTAAAAACAGCGTGGAGAATCTAACCCGCGATGCGCCGAGCTATATACCAATGCCATCGTTATGTATGCGTCGCTACGCCACCATATTAGTGTTTGATCATGAGGCTGCCACTCTTACTATGCATCGTATGGATGCAGATGCGCCGCTAGCTCCCGCTCCTGCTAAATCGCCATTTCATCAACAACCACCTGCTATTGCAACGCTTCATTCGGATATGCATAAAGCGCAATATCTGCAATATGTCGAGGCAATACAGCAGGCTATTGTAGAAGGAAGCTTGTATCAGGCAAATCTTACCCGCAAATTTTTTGGCGAATTTTCCACTAAGCCTTGTGCCGCCGCGCTATTTACTCGCTTGGCTGAGCTTTCGCCTGCACCCTATAGCGCATTATTGGTGCAGGGCGACACTGCTATTGTATCTTCTAGCCCAGAGCGTTTTTTACAGCTTACAGAAGAAGGCCATGTAGAAGTACGCCCCATAAAAGGCTCTGCACCGCGATCGGCAGATGCAGCAACAGATAGGCGCTTATGCAGCCAGCTTGCCAAAAGCGAAAAAGACCGCGCCGAAAATTTAATGATTGTTGACCTAATGCGCAATGACATTGCCCGTGGCTGCAAAATTGGCAGCGTTAAGACCGAGGCGTTATTTGAAATCAGCAGCTATGCCACGGTGCATCATATGTCGTCTACTATTAGCGGGCAGCGCCGTGGCGATGTCACACCATTACAGTTGGTGGCAAAATGCTTTCCCCCCGGTTCAATGACAGGCGCACCAAAAATTCAGGCCATGGAATTATGCTCATCTATAGAGCCTCGTGCGCGTGGCGTGTATAGCGGTGCCATTGGCTGGTTTGGTGGCGATGGTGCTGCAGATTTATCGGTAGTCATACGCACCATTATTTTGCAAGGCACACAATTTGAATTTCAAGTGGGCGGCGCAATAGTGCATGATTCCACCCCCCTTGGCGAATGGGAAGAAACACTCACTAAAGCGCGTGGAATTGCCAGCGCTATGTGCATATCATTAGATAGGCTGCGCAACATGTAA
- a CDS encoding aminotransferase class IV has product MTQYCYVNGRFTPLKKAQVSVQDRGFRFGDGVFETVAVYKGLPYQWDLHMRRLKCGLQALEIPFRISDLRQPALQLISKNGLVDATLRIAISRGVGSIGYLPTGPADSTLVIEATRRITPPIDPATLWLGEIEKPSLQALPVQYKIAQGVNSTLARIQAAKHGCLDSLLLNAHGNICEAGSANVFWQKGDTLFTPALDCGVLDGTTRSTILRLSPYKIEQGSFPLAHLKNADAMVATNSTWQAMPITELRPNNWQFPDSVALASALRSVLHKDIEAYAAAHRA; this is encoded by the coding sequence ATGACACAATATTGCTATGTAAATGGTCGGTTTACCCCGTTGAAAAAGGCTCAGGTTTCTGTACAGGATCGGGGCTTTCGCTTTGGCGACGGCGTATTCGAAACCGTGGCCGTATACAAAGGCCTCCCGTACCAGTGGGATTTGCATATGCGCCGCCTCAAATGCGGCCTTCAAGCACTTGAAATTCCATTTAGAATATCAGATTTGCGTCAGCCTGCATTACAGCTGATTTCTAAAAATGGATTGGTGGATGCCACATTGCGTATTGCCATCAGTCGTGGGGTAGGCAGCATAGGCTATTTACCCACTGGCCCCGCCGATAGCACCTTAGTTATCGAAGCTACGCGCCGGATCACTCCTCCGATTGATCCAGCTACGCTATGGCTTGGTGAAATAGAAAAGCCCTCTCTCCAAGCTTTGCCTGTTCAATATAAAATTGCGCAAGGGGTAAATTCTACACTTGCGCGTATTCAAGCGGCAAAACACGGCTGCCTTGATAGTTTGCTACTCAACGCACATGGCAATATATGCGAAGCCGGCTCTGCTAATGTGTTTTGGCAAAAAGGCGATACGCTTTTTACTCCAGCCCTTGATTGCGGAGTTTTGGACGGCACTACGCGCAGTACAATATTGCGGCTTTCACCCTACAAAATAGAGCAAGGAAGCTTTCCACTCGCACATTTGAAAAATGCCGATGCCATGGTTGCCACCAATAGTACTTGGCAGGCAATGCCCATTACCGAGCTGCGGCCAAATAACTGGCAATTTCCTGATAGCGTGGCCTTGGCAAGCGCATTACGTTCTGTATTACACAAGGATATAGAAGCTTATGCTGCCGCCCACCGCGCTTGA
- a CDS encoding dihydroneopterin aldolase: MPHQRLTQPYPFCLNIDQLSLPVHLGVTEAEQEHAQTVYMDMRLYYPTVPDANSNDGQEYLCYDALCQQMLDAAQSKPIALIEFLLGELYRAARAIIPNEIKIYIKISKPLPESLMGYAVQSAAVEYTDLLEGL; this comes from the coding sequence ATGCCACATCAACGCCTTACCCAACCTTATCCGTTCTGTTTGAATATCGACCAGTTGTCGCTGCCGGTACATTTAGGTGTAACCGAGGCAGAGCAAGAACATGCACAAACTGTGTATATGGATATGCGGCTATATTACCCCACCGTTCCTGATGCGAATAGTAACGATGGCCAAGAGTATCTCTGTTATGACGCGCTGTGTCAGCAAATGCTGGATGCAGCCCAATCTAAGCCAATAGCACTCATAGAGTTTCTGCTAGGGGAGTTATACAGAGCCGCCCGCGCAATCATTCCAAACGAAATAAAGATTTACATTAAAATCAGCAAGCCTCTGCCAGAATCTTTGATGGGCTATGCTGTGCAGAGCGCCGCTGTGGAATACACCGATTTGCTGGAAGGATTATAA